The window AAGTGTGATCAGTGGCTGTAAATAATCATTTGAGCTTTGCTTTTCTTCAAGAAAGATCTTTGACCAGACAGGGTGTACACACACAGGAAGCAGACACAATAAACAGGAAGTGAAGGATTTCCTGCATTCGGAATACACGTCTTGGAGAGACGACCACTCctcctgtctgtgtgtgtgtgtgtgagagatgtacCCGTTCTGCATGACAGCAGGATCGTATGTGAGTGTCATTcctgtctgagagagagagagagagagagagagagagagagacagacagagcagttaacacacaataacatactgaagagtgtctgtctgtctctttttctctGGTGGTTTAATAATCCTATTTCTGCTCATCGTGGCATGTTTCATCATTTGAGCACTCAAACAGTCTCAGACTCAGTCACACCATATCATGAGTTAGTTCTGGCCCCAAAAAATCTTCATATACATGAATTCAAATAacttcatattaattaaaaaaatactcttttttttatacttgtgtttgtgagcgtgtgtgtttgtgtgagtatgtgtttgtgtgtgtgtgtttgtgtgtgtatgtgtgtgtgttcgtgtgtgtttgtatgtgtgtgtgtgtttgtgtgtgtgtggatgtgtgtctgtttgagtatgtgtgtgggtgtgtgtgtgtgtgttcgtgagtgtgtgtgtttgtgtgtgtttgtgagtgtatgggtgtgtgtgtgtgtctgtttgagtatgtgtttgtgagcgtgtgtgttcgtgtgtgtttttatgtgtgtgtgtgtgtgtgtgtgtgtgttttatgtgtgtgtgtctgtttgagtatgtgtgtgtgtttgtgagcgtgtgtatgtgtgtgtatttgtgtgttcgtgtgtgttggatgtgtgtgtgtgtgtgtgtctgtttgagtatgtgtgtgtgtgtgtctgtttgagtatgtgtgtgtctgtgtgtgtttgtgagcatgtgtgtatgtgtgtgtatttgtgtgttcgtgtgtgtttgtatgtgtgtgtgtctgtttgagtatgtgtgtgtgtgtgtgtttttgtgtgtgtgtgagagagtgtgagtgtgtgtgtgtaggtgtttctgtgtgtttgtgagtgtatgtgtgtttgtttgagtgtgtttttctgtgtgtgtgtgtgtatgtgtgagcgtgtatttatcactttgtggggaccaaatgtccccataaggatagtaaaacccgaaatttttgaccttgtggggacattttgtcggtccccatgaggaaaacagcttataaatcatactaaattatgttttttgaaaatgtaaaaatgcagaaagttttctgtgagggttaggtttaggggtagggttaggtttaggggatagaatataaagtttgtacagtataaaaaccattatgtctatggaaagtccccataaaacatggaaacaacatgtgtatgtgtgtgtgtgtatgtgtgtgtgagtgtgtgtgagtgtgtgtgtgtgtgtgtgtgtgtgagtgtgagtgtgtgtgtgtttgtgagcgtgtatttatcactttgtggggaccaaatgtccccataaggatagtaaaacctgaaatttttgaccttgtggggacattttgtcggtccccatgaggaaaacagcttataaatcatactaaatgatgtttttgaaaatgtaaaatgcagaaagttttctgtgagggttaggtttagggtagggttaggtttagggatagaatataaagtttgtacagtatgaaaaccattatgtctatggaaagtccccataaaacatggaaacactacatgtgtgtgtgtgtgtgtgtgtgtgtgtgtgtgatctcaccTCTTCTCTCCACACTCGGCCGTTCAGTGGAGTTTGTCTCTTCTTCTGACCACCATCAGCAAACTTACACAGCAGCGGCACAGATGGAgctacaaagagagagagagagagagagagagaggtgaggaaatattacaactgtataactattgctttggcaatactgtacaacagtcatgccaataaagcttgattgaatttcaggagagagagagagagagagagagagagagagagagagagagagaggtcaccTGGGATGCCTGGTGGCATTTTGAGAAAATTCCCGTTCAAGTGTTGTATGACAACTTCACATTTCTCTGTGGACTCCATTctgaagaaaaacaacaacatatttacacacatgACAGTAATACAACACACAGTAGATACTAAAAGAAatattgaaggaatagttcactgaaaaatgaagATTCTCACTTAATTTACTGTGACAGGGAGGAGGGCCAGATACCATCGGGTGATCCGCGTGTTAGTAttcttcatgcggtggagcccgatacgggaccgggtgtgtagaatcacgatccggccccgccctgtCACATGTACTCATATATCTAGTgatttagcctcagtcaccattcactttcattgtatggatgaagatgcaatgaaagtgaatggtgacttgagaCTCATATCTTCTTCTGTGtttagaacgacatgagggtgagtaaatgatgacagaattgtcatttttgggtgaactatcccacaGGCTGTTGTTGTGTACCTGGCGAATCCGACCCCTCTGCTCATCCCGTTGGCATCTCGTAATATCCGTGTGGAGATCACATGACCGAAAGGTCTCAGCACCGCCTCCAACTCCTGCTCATCCATAGAGACGGCCAGATTAGACAGGTACAGATTAGTGGGGTCCTGTTCCTGCtgctacagacagacacacagattcCAGGGCAAGTTAACCTGTGTTAAACATATTAGTCTTATTTAATGACAATGTGCAGGTAAATATTCATATTAGTGAACCAATAAACTCTTAACCTACTACATATGCAACAGAACTTCATTATAATGGTACTttaatattaaacatgttattttaatACATAATTAGGTCAGTATGAGTTGTTTTTGGACTGTTAGATCACATAATATTTGATGAATTTATTATTTGATATTTCTCCAGTAATAACATCAATAATGTGTCTGATCACGAGCACTGAACATTAGAATGATGTTAAAATCTCCCGATTTCATTTCTCATCTCCTCCATCTCTCTGTATTAaacttttatatgtttatattatatattcgTAATATCTCATGAAGGGACAGACCTCATTCAAACAAACACATGAGAAAGTCCATCATGTTCCTCTCTGACCTAGTGCAGTAATTGTAATAACAAAAgtataatacaaaacaacaacagaaacaaacaaaaaacaacaaaacaaataaaaaacaacaaaaacaaacaaaatacaacaaaacaaataaaaacaacaacagaaacaaacacaaaaacaacaaaacaaattcaaacaaccacaaaaacaaacaaaaatacaacaaaacaaataaaaacaacaacaaaaacaaacaaaatacaacaaaacaaattcaaacaacaacagaaacaaacaaaaatactacaaaacaaaaatacccaaaacaaacaaaaacacacaaacacacatactctctctctctcacacacacacacacatttacatttatgcactttcagtgcacttattacagggttaatcccccccggaacaacctggagttaagtgccttactcaaggacacaatggtggtgactgtggggatcgaaccagcaccagtgaccttctgattaccagattaccagttatgtgctttagaccactacaccacacacTCACGcagacacttacacacacactcacaaacgcacacagacactcacacacactcacacacctatactcaatcagacacacacacacatttacatgtatgcatttggcagacgcttttatccaaagtgacttacagagcacttattacagggacaatccccccggagcaacctggagttaagtgtcttactcaaggacacaatggtggtgactgtggggatcaaaccagcgaccttctgattaccagattaccagttatgtgctttagacactacaccaccacacacacacacacacactcacacacgcacacagacactcacacacactcacaaacgcacacagacactcacacacactcacacacctatactcaatcagacacacacacacacactcacacagagagacacacacacactcacaaacgcacacagacacacacacacacacacacactcacacacatatactcaatcagacacacacacacacacactctcacacactcacacagacagacacacacacacacacacacacactcacaaacgcacacagacacacacacatacacatactcaaacagacacacacacaaatacacacacacacacacacactcacaaatgcacacagacacacacacacatactcaaacagacacacacacacaaacacacacacacacacacacactcacaaacgcacacagacacacacactcacacacatatactcaatcagacacacacacacacacactctcacaaacacacacactcacaaacgcacacagacacacacacgtactcaaacagacacacacacacacacacacacacacacaaacacacacacactttctaatTCGTCTGACCTAATCTACCTTTATAGCACATATGACTTATTACTGATTATAAAATCATGGTGAATCGTGTCTGTTGCTCACAGATAATGTTGATTTGATCAAGTAGAGTTGAgctccagtgagtgtgtgtgtgtgtgtgtgtgtgtgtgtgtgtgtgtgggcttgtttatgtggtttatgagaacatttttttaggttacaaattagtaattacaagggtattatgctataaatgtggtttatgaggacatttctattgtccccataattcaaatcgcttaaaaatcatc of the Xyrauchen texanus isolate HMW12.3.18 chromosome 10, RBS_HiC_50CHRs, whole genome shotgun sequence genome contains:
- the LOC127650765 gene encoding RNA-binding motif, single-stranded-interacting protein 3-like isoform X5 encodes the protein MGKTLEQHPMYPHYTCYYPPYTHSKPYVPPPHPMAPPSPDSSSCSQSAVEQLSQTNLYIRGLPPGTTDQDLIKICQPYGKIVSTKAILDKNTNQCKGYGFVDFDCPSAAQKAVSSLKAAGVQAQMAKQQEQDPTNLYLSNLAVSMDEQELEAVLRPFGHVISTRILRDANGMSRGVGFARMESTEKCEVVIQHLNGNFLKMPPGIPAPSVPLLCKFADGGQKKRQTPLNGRVWREETGMTLTYDPAVMQNGYISHTHTHRQEEWSSLQDVYSECRKSFTSCLLCLLPVCVHPVWSKIFLEEKQSSNDYLQPLITLLSAACKRNTNPHIQHHQFNFSKIQHPRVTITPV